CGGGGACACGCCGTGGGCGACCGGCTGCTGGAACGCTTCGGGTCCGTCCTGTCGCTGTGCGGCGCCATGCTGCCGGGCGCCCTCGTCGCCCGGCTCGGCGGCGACGAGTTCTGCCTTCTCGCCGTCGGCCCGCCCGCCGACGAGGTCGTGCGGATCGCCGACGAGGTCTGCCGCCGCGCCGCCGAGCTGGAGTTCGGCGACGGTGTCGCCTGCGGGGTGGCCTCGACGCAGGATGCGATCGGCGCGGTCCGCTCGGCCCGCCGGCTGTTCCGGCTCGCGGACGCGGCCCAGTACCGGGCCAAGGCCCTGCGTGCCGCGAAGCCCGTGGTCGCGGGTCGCGAGGGGCCCGATGACCCGGTCGTACGCCTGGCCGATGCGCCGCCGCCTGCCGCGGGGGAGCGGCGGCGGTTCCGTGGGCGTCGGCTGTGAGTGCGGCTTGGCTGCCGTGCCGTCCTGGGGGCTGCGCCCCCATGCCCCCTACAGGCAGTGCCCACCCGGTAAGGGGCGACCCGGCATCCCACTAGTGACATCATCGAATTCACTGCGTACGCTCCTGAATATGGATATGCACACTGTGGTGGTGGGGACGTCCGGGGTGACCGCGTCCGACGTTCTCGCCGTGGCGCGCGCGGACGCCCGGATCGAGCTGGCCGAGGAGGCCCTGACGGCCCTCGCGGCGGCCCGCGGCATCGTGGACGCGCTGGCCGCGAAGCCGGAGCCCGTCTACGGGGTCAGCACCGGGTTCGGCGCGCTGGCCACCCGGCACATCAGCCAGGAGCTGCGCGTCCAGCTGCAGCGCAACATCGTCCGTTCGCACGCGGCCGGGATGGGCCCGCGGGTCGAGCGGGAGGTCGTCCGCGCCCTGATGTTCCTGCGGCTGAAGACCGTCTGCTCGGGGCACACCGGCGTCCGCCCCGAGGTCGCGCAGACCATGGCCGACATCCTCAACGCCGGCATCACCCCGGTCGTGCACGAGTACGGCTCGCTGGGCTGCTCCGGTGACCTCGCGCCGCTGTCCCACTGCGCGCTGACGCTCATGGGCGAGGGCGAGGCCGAGGGTCCCGACGGCGTCGTACGGCCCGCCGCCGAACTCCTCGCCGAGCACGGCATCGCCCCCGTCGAGCTGCACGAGAAGGAGGGCCTCGCGCTCCTCAACGGCACCGACGGCATGCTCGGCATGCTGATCATGGCCCTCGCGGACCTGGACACGCTGTACAAGTCGGCCGACGTCACGGCGGCACTCTCGCTGGAGGCGCTGCTCGGCACGGACAAGGTCCTCGCGCCGGAACTGCACGCCATCCGCCCGCACCCCGGGCAGGGCGCGTCGGCCGCCAACATGCTGGCCGTGCTGAAGGGCTCCGGCCTGACGGGCCATCACCAGGGCGACGCGCCGCGGGTCCAGGACGCCTACTCGGTGCGGTGCGCCCCGCAGGTCGCGGGCGCCGGCCGGGACACGCTGGCGCACGCCCGCCTGGTCGCCGAGCGCGAGCTGGCCTCCGCGGTCGACAACCCGGTGGTCCTGCCCGACGGTCGCGTGGAGTCCAACGGCAACTTCCACGGCGCCCCGGTGGCGTACGTCCTGGACTTCCTGGCGATCGCGGCGGCGGACCTGGCGTCGATCGCGGAGCGCCGTACGGACCGTCTGCTCGACAAGAACCGTTCGCACGGTCTGCCGCCGTTCCTGGCCGACGACGCGGGCGTCGACTCGGGTCTGATGATCGCTCAGTACACGCAGGCGGCACTGGTGAGCGAGATGAAGCGGCTGGCCGTGCCGGCCTCCGCCGACTCGATCCCGTCCTCCGCGATGCAGGAGGACCACGTCTCGATGGGCTGGTCGGCCGCCCGCAAGCTGCGCACGGCGGTGGACAACCTGACCCGGGTGCTGGCGATCGAGCTCTACGCGGCGACCCGGGCCATCGAACTGCGCGAGGGCCTGACCCCGGCCCCCGCGAGCCAGGCGACGATCACGGCCCTGCGCAAGGCGGGCGTGGAGGGTCCGGGCCCGGATCGCTTCCTGGCCCCGGATCTCGCGGCCGCGGACGGATTCGTGCGGACGGGTGAGCTCGTGACGGCCGTCGAAGCGGTCACGGGGCCGCTGGCGTAACGGCCGCAACGGCAGGAGCGAGGACCGCCGTCACCGCGACGGCGGTCCTCGGAACGCCGTGGGTGGCCGTGGCGGCGGTCCTCGGAACGCCGTGGGTGCCGTGAAGGCGGCCCCTCGGAACGTCGTGGGTGCCGTGAAGGCGGTCCTCGGAACGCCTTGGGTGCCGCGGCGCCGCCCTCAGATCGCCTCCATGCGCTCCCTGCGCACCGAGTACGTCACGAAGCCCGCGCCCAGGCACAGGAAGAGGGTGCCGCCGAACACGTACGGCGTGATGTCCACGCTGCCGGTGTCGGCGAGTTGGGTGTCCGTCCCCGCGGAGTCCGTCGTCGTGCCCGCCTCCGTGGCGTCCGAGTCCGTGGACGTGGACGTGGGCGTGGACGTGGACGCCCGTTGCTCGGGCGTGTCCTGTGTCGCGTTCGCGGACGGGACGAACCACAGGGCCCCCAGGAGGGTCCCCGCGGCGGTGGCGGTCAGCAACGTCCGACGGGTGGTGGACGACGATCGACGTGCGGCGGACACGAAATACCGATCCCCCTGGGGCGCTTGCGAATTGGCAGTGTGGGGCGATGCTAGTGAAAGGCGCGGGTCGTGGGAAAGTCACGCCCCCTGTGGGCCGTACGCTGCCCGCCATGAGCACTTCTGAGACATCGCGGTTTGTCCGCCTTCGTGTGGAGCTGGTCGTCGAGATCGACGACACGGACGCCGTCACCAAGGCCGCGCTGGGCCGCATCGCGGATGACCCGGACATGCCCGAGGGCGAACGTACGTACACCGAGAGCGCAGTGACGGAAGACACTGCCGAGGCCCTCGCGTATCTCATCGATCCGAACGACCTGGTCAGCGAGGTTCCGGGGGTCGAGCTCGCCCAGGCCTCCTGGAGCAGCGAGCTGATCGACTACGACCCCGATTCGCCTGAATGGGACCTCGGCGCCGATGATGAGGCCGATGATGACGGGGACGACGAGGAGGTCGGACTCCGCTGACGTGCCTTGGGAAAATCGTGACCCCGGGCGGCAACCGGCGCCCGGGGTTCCGTCGTCTCATGGGACGTTCCCCGGCGTCCCGCACGGCGCGGAGGCCACCTGAGTGTCCGTCGACAGACGTGGTGTGTCCCACACCTTCAACAGATGGGGCACCGGACGAACCGGTCGTAGCGTTGATGGTCCAACGGGGACTCACGGGGGTTTTGGGGATTCGGCAACGATGGAGAAGCGTGTGATAACGGACAGTAAGCGGCGCAACGGTCTGATGGCCGCGTCCGCACTGCTCGGCGGGATGCTCGTGCTCACCGCGTGCAGCGGCGGCAGCGAGGCGGCCGACGGCAGCGGTGGCGACTCCACCTCGCAGGCCAAGGTCGACGAGGCGGCCGCCCAGAAGGCCTCCGAGGCGCAGATCAAGATCACACCTGCGGACGGTTCCGACAACGCCTCCATCAACAACGCCGCCAAGGTCACGGTCGCCAAGGGCACGCTCACCGGCGTCACCATGACCACCGCGTCCGGCACGGCGGTCGCCGGCCAGATATCCGCAGACAAGAAGAGCTGGGCGCCCACCAGCCAGCTGGAGCGGGCGACGTCGTACAAGGTCGCCGTGACCGCCAAGGACTCCGCGGGGCGCGAGGCCCACGAGAACGCCGCGTTCACGACCGTGGCCCCGGCCCACTCCTTCATAGGAAACTTCAGCCCGGAGAACGGCTCCACGGTCGGCGTCGGCATGCCGGTCTCGATCAACTTCGACAAGGCGATCACCAACAAGGCCGCCGTGCAGAAGGGCATCACCGTCACCTCCAGCAGCGGGCAGGAGGTCGTCGGGCACTGGTTCAACGCCAACCGGATCGACTTCCGGCCCGAGAAGTACTGGACGGAGGGCTCTACCGTCACGCTGAAGCTCGCCCTCGACGGCGTCGAGGGCGCGAGCGGCCTGTACGGCGTGCAGCAGAAGACGGTCACCTTCAAGATCGGCCGCAACCAGGTCACGTACGTCGACGCCCAGACCAAGCAGATGAAGGTCACGCAGGACGGGAAGGTCGTCAAGACCATCCCGATCTCCGCGGGCTCGCCGGAGAACAAGACGTACGAAGGCCAGATGGTGATCTCCCAGAAGTTCACGGAGACCCGGATGAACGGCGCCACGGTCGGCTTCACCGACAGTGACGGCAAGGGCGAGTACGACATCAAGGACGTGCCGCACGCGATGCGCCTGACCACGTCCGGTACCTTCATCCACGGCAACTACTGGGGCGCGCCCTCCGTCTTCGGCAACGTCAACACCAGCCACGGCTGTGTCGGCCTGCAGGACAAGAAGGGTGCGAACGACCCGGGTACGCCTGCCGCGTGGTTCTACAACCACTCGCTGATCGGTGACGTCGTGGTCGTCTCCCACACCGGTGACAAGACGGTCTCCCCGGACAACGGCCTCAACGGCTGGAACATGGACTGGGCACAGTGGAAGGCGGGTTCGGCGGTCTGACGCCGAAGGCCCCGTCGGCCGACACCACTTGAGCCAGGCGCCCGTCACCCCGTCAGGGGCGGCGGGCGCCTCGGTTTTTCACAGGGCTCACAGGGGAACCGAGGCCGGGCACAGGCTTCTCATCGTTCTCTTATGTCGGGCTTATGGGTTCATCACGGTGCGTCCCTAGCTTGCGGCCATGTTCTTCACCTACCTGAGGCGCGAACTGCGCCGCCGGCGAAAGGCGGCCCTCGTCGTCGCCTCCGGGCTCGCGCTGGGCATCGCTCTGGTCATCGTGGTCAACTCCGTGTCCTCCGGCATGGGGAAGGCGCAGGACAAGGTTCTGCAGTCGCTGTACGGCCTCGGCACCGACATGACCGTCACCAAGGCGGCAGCCGCGCCCACGTCGGGCAGCTCCACCGGGCCGCGCTTCAACTTCGACGCCCGCGACAGCGACTCGGACGAGACGCAGAGCAGCGACCGCGTCATGGTCCAGGGCTTCCAGACCCTGGCCACCAGCACGGTCACCAAGGTCGGCGCGCAGAGCGGCGTCTCGGACGCGGTGGGCGGGCTCAGCCTCCGCGTCATCAAGATCAGCGGCCAGTTCACGCAGGGCCAGTTCAAGCAGGACCAGAACAGCGGGCAGCAGGGCGGCACTCGCGGCGGCTTCCCGGGCGGCCAGCCCCAGGGCCGGGTCGAGGGCGGTGGCGCCAACTTCGACGTCAACAACTACTCCGTGTACGGCACCGACGTCACCAAGCCCGCGCTCGGCCCGCTGACCTCCTCGAAGATCACCAGCGGCCGTACGTTCACGACGTCGGAGACGAACAGCAAGGTCGTCGTCGCGGACTCCGCGTACGCCAAGGAGAAGAAGCTCAAGGTCGGCAGCACCGTCACCATCAAGAGCGTCAAGTTCAAGGTCATCGGCATCGCCACGGCCGACAGCGGTGACTCGGCGGCCAACCTCTACATCCCGCTCCAGCAGGCCCAGACGCTCGCCGACTCCAAGAACAAGGTCACCACGATCTACGTCAAGGCGACCGACTCGCAGCAGATCGACAGCGTCAAGAAGACCATCCAGAACAACATCTCGGGGACCACGGTCACCACGTCCGCGGACCTCGCGAGCACGGTCTCCGGTTCGCTGTCCACCGCCTCCAGCCTCGCCACCAACGTGGGCAAGTGGCTGTCCATCGTGGTGCTCGTGGCCGCGTTCCTGGTCGCCGGCCTCCTCACCTCCTCCGCGGTCTCCCGCCGGGTGCGCGAGTTCGGCACGCTCAAGGCGCTGGGCTGGAAGTCGGGCCGGGTGACCCGGCAGGTGGTCGGCGAGGCCGTCGTCAACGGACTGGTCGGCGGAGCCCTCGGTATCGCGCTCGGCCTGGCGGGCGCGTACGCCGTCACCGCGATCAGCCCGACGCTTCAGGCCCAGCTCGGTGGCGGCGGTACCGGCGGTCCGGGCGGTGGCGGCGGCTTCGGTGGCGGTCCCGGCGGCGGAGGCCCAGGACGGCAGGCCGCCAAGACCCTGGAGGTCGCGCTCACCGCGCCGGTCAGCCTCACCACCATCGCCCTCGCGGTCGCGCTCGCCGTGGCCGGCGGTCTGATCGCCGGCGCCTTCGGCGGCTGGCGCGCCTCCCGGCTGCGCCCGGCGGACGCCCTGCGCCGCGTCGAGTAGCACCCGCCCCGTAGACATCGCGCGGCCCGGGGCCTGTCGTGACGGCAGGCCCCACCCCCTTACGCATCCCAGGAGTTGCACCCATGTACGAACTCAGAGGCGTCACCAAGCGCTACATGCGGGGCAAGGAGACCATCAACGCCCTGGACGACGTCGACCTCGCCATCGGCGACGGCGACCGGCTGGTCATCCAGGGCCCCACCGGCGGCGGCAAGTCCACGCTGCTGCAGATGCTCGGCGGACTCGACAAGCCGACCGCGGGCAGCGTCGAACTCGACGGCATCGACCTCGCCAGGCTCTCCGAGGCCAAGCTCACCAAGGTGCGCAGCGAGAACATCGGCTTCGTCTTCCAGTCCTTCAACCTGATCCCGACGCTCACCGCGCAGGAGAATGTC
The Streptomyces sp. CGMCC 4.7035 DNA segment above includes these coding regions:
- the hutH gene encoding histidine ammonia-lyase, whose amino-acid sequence is MHTVVVGTSGVTASDVLAVARADARIELAEEALTALAAARGIVDALAAKPEPVYGVSTGFGALATRHISQELRVQLQRNIVRSHAAGMGPRVEREVVRALMFLRLKTVCSGHTGVRPEVAQTMADILNAGITPVVHEYGSLGCSGDLAPLSHCALTLMGEGEAEGPDGVVRPAAELLAEHGIAPVELHEKEGLALLNGTDGMLGMLIMALADLDTLYKSADVTAALSLEALLGTDKVLAPELHAIRPHPGQGASAANMLAVLKGSGLTGHHQGDAPRVQDAYSVRCAPQVAGAGRDTLAHARLVAERELASAVDNPVVLPDGRVESNGNFHGAPVAYVLDFLAIAAADLASIAERRTDRLLDKNRSHGLPPFLADDAGVDSGLMIAQYTQAALVSEMKRLAVPASADSIPSSAMQEDHVSMGWSAARKLRTAVDNLTRVLAIELYAATRAIELREGLTPAPASQATITALRKAGVEGPGPDRFLAPDLAAADGFVRTGELVTAVEAVTGPLA
- a CDS encoding ABC transporter permease; the protein is MFFTYLRRELRRRRKAALVVASGLALGIALVIVVNSVSSGMGKAQDKVLQSLYGLGTDMTVTKAAAAPTSGSSTGPRFNFDARDSDSDETQSSDRVMVQGFQTLATSTVTKVGAQSGVSDAVGGLSLRVIKISGQFTQGQFKQDQNSGQQGGTRGGFPGGQPQGRVEGGGANFDVNNYSVYGTDVTKPALGPLTSSKITSGRTFTTSETNSKVVVADSAYAKEKKLKVGSTVTIKSVKFKVIGIATADSGDSAANLYIPLQQAQTLADSKNKVTTIYVKATDSQQIDSVKKTIQNNISGTTVTTSADLASTVSGSLSTASSLATNVGKWLSIVVLVAAFLVAGLLTSSAVSRRVREFGTLKALGWKSGRVTRQVVGEAVVNGLVGGALGIALGLAGAYAVTAISPTLQAQLGGGGTGGPGGGGGFGGGPGGGGPGRQAAKTLEVALTAPVSLTTIALAVALAVAGGLIAGAFGGWRASRLRPADALRRVE
- a CDS encoding L,D-transpeptidase translates to MEKRVITDSKRRNGLMAASALLGGMLVLTACSGGSEAADGSGGDSTSQAKVDEAAAQKASEAQIKITPADGSDNASINNAAKVTVAKGTLTGVTMTTASGTAVAGQISADKKSWAPTSQLERATSYKVAVTAKDSAGREAHENAAFTTVAPAHSFIGNFSPENGSTVGVGMPVSINFDKAITNKAAVQKGITVTSSSGQEVVGHWFNANRIDFRPEKYWTEGSTVTLKLALDGVEGASGLYGVQQKTVTFKIGRNQVTYVDAQTKQMKVTQDGKVVKTIPISAGSPENKTYEGQMVISQKFTETRMNGATVGFTDSDGKGEYDIKDVPHAMRLTTSGTFIHGNYWGAPSVFGNVNTSHGCVGLQDKKGANDPGTPAAWFYNHSLIGDVVVVSHTGDKTVSPDNGLNGWNMDWAQWKAGSAV